The following proteins are co-located in the Tiliqua scincoides isolate rTilSci1 chromosome 8, rTilSci1.hap2, whole genome shotgun sequence genome:
- the SKA2 gene encoding spindle and kinetochore-associated protein 2 isoform X2: MLEFEIMKGLPDGLSQEENPLVLIQQLSVVKSRYKTLCEQLEKISLERQESMRSIRVTLDKTMKLVQEIQQHAGMEISPLSEEEQLAMQHLMSRTLKVTDDTAKQN, translated from the exons ATGTTGGAGTTTGAAATAATGAAAGGGCTCCCTGATGGACTTTCTCAAGAG GAGAATCCTCTGGTCCTTATACAGCAACTGTCAGTGGTGAAATCTCGTTACAAAacactgtgtgagcagctggaaaAGATTTCTCTAGAGCGGCAAGAGTCCATGCGCTCTATCCGTGTCACACTTGATAAAACAATGAAGCTGGTTCAGGAAATACAGCAACATGCCGGTATGGAG ATCTCCCCTTTGTCTGAAGAAGAGCAGCTTGCAATGCAACACTTGATGAGTCGGACTCTTAAAGTGACAGATGACACAGCAAAACAG aATTGA
- the SKA2 gene encoding spindle and kinetochore-associated protein 2 isoform X1, whose product METAVTKLETMFQKAESDLDCIQRMLEFEIMKGLPDGLSQEENPLVLIQQLSVVKSRYKTLCEQLEKISLERQESMRSIRVTLDKTMKLVQEIQQHAGMEISPLSEEEQLAMQHLMSRTLKVTDDTAKQN is encoded by the exons TTCCAGAAGGCTGAATCTGATCTGGACTGCATTCAGAGAATGTTGGAGTTTGAAATAATGAAAGGGCTCCCTGATGGACTTTCTCAAGAG GAGAATCCTCTGGTCCTTATACAGCAACTGTCAGTGGTGAAATCTCGTTACAAAacactgtgtgagcagctggaaaAGATTTCTCTAGAGCGGCAAGAGTCCATGCGCTCTATCCGTGTCACACTTGATAAAACAATGAAGCTGGTTCAGGAAATACAGCAACATGCCGGTATGGAG ATCTCCCCTTTGTCTGAAGAAGAGCAGCTTGCAATGCAACACTTGATGAGTCGGACTCTTAAAGTGACAGATGACACAGCAAAACAG aATTGA